Proteins from one Aureimonas sp. SA4125 genomic window:
- a CDS encoding SIS domain-containing protein, with product MQTVRKLPAAAPVSHFADYARRTADILTGFDWTDVAALADDLFDCATTGRQVFLCGNGGSGGNANHLANDFLYAWSKTSGMGIRVSSLAANPAVLTCLANDEGYENVFSLQLAVQARPGDLLIAFSGSGNSPNIVKAIQEARRIGMRSYAVLGFSGGKCKALADVPIHFETEDMQIAEDMQTVIGHMIVQYLASRRSELRL from the coding sequence ATGCAGACCGTCCGCAAGCTCCCGGCCGCAGCGCCCGTGTCGCATTTCGCCGACTACGCCCGGCGGACAGCGGACATTCTGACAGGTTTCGACTGGACGGACGTGGCGGCGCTTGCCGACGACTTATTCGACTGCGCCACCACCGGCCGACAGGTCTTTCTCTGCGGCAATGGCGGCAGCGGCGGCAATGCCAATCATCTTGCCAACGACTTTCTCTACGCCTGGTCGAAGACCTCCGGCATGGGCATCCGGGTCTCCTCGCTCGCCGCCAATCCGGCGGTGCTGACCTGCCTGGCCAACGACGAAGGCTACGAGAACGTTTTCTCGCTGCAACTCGCGGTGCAAGCCCGCCCCGGCGACCTGCTGATCGCCTTCTCCGGCAGTGGCAATTCGCCGAACATCGTCAAGGCGATTCAGGAAGCACGCCGCATCGGGATGCGCTCCTACGCCGTGCTCGGCTTCTCCGGAGGCAAGTGCAAGGCGCTGGCCGACGTGCCGATCCATTTCGAGACCGAAGACATGCAGATCGCCGAGGACATGCAAACGGTCATCGGCCACATGATCGTGCAGTACCTCGCGTCCCGTCGTTCCG
- a CDS encoding SDR family oxidoreductase yields the protein MKIFLTGACGYKGTVLVPKLIERGHEVVAFDIQWFGNNLRPHPKLTVVQGDVRNPEEMDLTGVDAIVHLSSIANDPAGDLDPKLTWEVSCLATMRLADKAKRVGIKHFIFASSGSVYGVKEEEQVTEDLELVPISEYNKTKMCAERILLSYADDMVVQIVRPATVCGFSPTMRNDVAVNLLTMLALKNGEITVLGGDQYRPNVHMDDITDLYLFLLDHPEHTGIYNAGFENISIMDIAQLVAKHVDAKIVVKESNDPRSYRVNSDRLLATGFRPKKGVEDAVKELVGLYRQGAWTDDESFYRMKWMQKEVL from the coding sequence ATGAAGATTTTCCTCACGGGCGCTTGTGGTTACAAGGGAACGGTGCTGGTTCCCAAGTTGATCGAGCGTGGGCATGAGGTCGTTGCGTTCGATATACAGTGGTTTGGCAACAATCTTCGGCCCCACCCCAAGCTCACGGTGGTGCAGGGCGACGTCCGCAATCCCGAGGAAATGGACCTGACAGGCGTCGACGCGATCGTCCATCTGTCGTCCATCGCCAACGATCCGGCGGGCGATCTCGATCCAAAGCTGACCTGGGAAGTTAGCTGCCTCGCCACGATGCGGCTTGCCGACAAGGCAAAGCGGGTCGGGATCAAGCACTTCATCTTTGCCTCTTCCGGCAGTGTCTACGGCGTGAAGGAAGAGGAGCAGGTCACCGAGGATCTCGAACTCGTCCCCATCAGCGAGTACAACAAGACGAAGATGTGCGCCGAGCGCATCCTGCTGTCCTATGCCGACGACATGGTCGTGCAGATCGTGCGTCCCGCTACTGTCTGCGGATTCTCGCCGACGATGCGCAACGACGTCGCCGTGAACCTCCTGACCATGCTCGCGCTGAAGAACGGCGAGATCACGGTGCTCGGCGGCGACCAGTACCGGCCGAACGTCCACATGGACGACATCACCGACCTCTACCTCTTCCTGCTCGATCATCCCGAGCACACCGGCATCTACAATGCCGGCTTCGAGAACATCTCGATCATGGACATTGCCCAGCTGGTGGCCAAGCACGTCGACGCCAAGATCGTGGTCAAGGAATCCAACGACCCGCGCTCCTACCGGGTCAATTCGGACCGCCTGCTGGCGACGGGCTTCCGCCCGAAGAAGGGTGTCGAGGACGCGGTCAAGGAGCTCGTCGGTCTCTATCGCCAGGGTGCGTGGACCGATGACGAGAGCTTCTACCGGATGAAGTGGATGCAGAAGGAAGTGCTGTGA
- a CDS encoding nucleotidyltransferase family protein → MRALLLAAGLGTRLRPLTLTVPKCLVEIHGRPLLDYWLEHIFSAGIERALINTHWLPDAVRSHVQASHFAGRIDLVYEADLLGTAGTVGANAAWLGDDPFLLVHADNLTDFDVRGFIRRHQQRPSHCAITMLAFRTDVPKTCGILGLDCENVVTSFHEKVENPPGNLANAAVYLCEPEVVRLIRSLRRPVVDFSTEVIPAFMGRILAVETNGYHRDIGSPEALALAEREFVPMPGFA, encoded by the coding sequence ATGCGGGCACTTCTGCTGGCAGCAGGTCTTGGAACACGGCTTCGGCCGCTGACACTGACCGTGCCTAAATGTCTGGTCGAGATCCACGGGCGACCACTTCTCGACTATTGGCTGGAGCACATCTTCTCCGCCGGCATCGAGCGCGCGCTGATCAATACCCATTGGTTGCCCGACGCCGTCCGTAGTCATGTCCAGGCCTCGCACTTTGCCGGCCGTATTGATCTGGTGTACGAGGCAGACCTCCTCGGCACTGCCGGCACTGTCGGAGCGAACGCTGCCTGGCTGGGAGACGACCCCTTTCTCCTCGTCCACGCGGACAATCTGACTGACTTCGACGTTCGCGGCTTCATCAGACGGCACCAGCAGCGCCCCAGTCACTGCGCGATCACCATGCTGGCCTTTCGCACGGACGTGCCGAAGACCTGCGGCATCCTCGGCCTCGATTGCGAGAACGTCGTGACCTCCTTCCACGAGAAGGTCGAGAACCCTCCCGGCAACCTTGCCAATGCGGCCGTTTACCTGTGTGAGCCGGAAGTGGTTCGCTTGATTCGAAGTCTCAGGCGACCCGTCGTGGATTTCTCGACCGAGGTCATTCCCGCCTTCATGGGACGCATCCTCGCTGTGGAAACAAACGGCTACCATCGCGACATCGGGTCACCCGAAGCGCTCGCGCTGGCGGAACGCGAATTCGTACCGATGCCGGGTTTTGCCTGA